From a single Cyclobacterium marinum DSM 745 genomic region:
- a CDS encoding penicillin acylase family protein: MKYIGFFFSLLFSLLLAVGLSINLGNLPPLAKIFDPFKGFWQNAYSEDYDPETEVNIAGLQAEVEVTYDENLIPHIFAENEKDLYLVQGFTTARHRLWQMEFQVLAAEGRLSEIVGEVALNRDREMRRKGLGFGAKNKLKYLKNNDPETLQLMEAYAEGVNAYIAQLSQAELPLEYKLLDYYPEPWSPYKTLLFLMNMAETLSGDSDLANTNFRNLFGSDWQNRLFPDYPQDVLPVVAKDDWDFIPIEVEEPDSTYIDSIKISQLLPEKEPGLGSNNWVVSGEKTASGFPILANDPHLALNLPSLWFAAQLSTPEYTVKGATLPGTLGVIIGFNENLAWGMTNADRDVKDWYKITFKDSSREEYLYNGQWIQSRRQLEIFSVKGQNDFVDTVIYTHYGPIVYDRNFKMKGKPVNFALKWTAHGDSNEQKTFIHLNKAKGYPDFEEALSHYAAPAQNFVFASRNGDIGIKVQGKFPLKWRGQGKYLMDGSKPIYEWQGYIPGEHNAEEINPEKHFVTSANQHPVSDNYPYFVYNNNFEYFRNRRISDQLLQQTSITIDDMKALQLDNYNLHASEILPLMLDSLNGENKVLGEKWLARLKAWDYDAAADEMAPALFQSWWDQIERGLFATWEAKGLPISYPNKFNLANSMKNEPNADWFDDPQTNKLEGATFWINKGFSGMVGEMEALTAETDSISWFSYKNTHISHLIPNLTPFGRFNIPIGGGKGIVNASAADWGPGWRMIVEMGSEIKAVGVYPGGQSGNPGSKYYDNLVDAWASGEYLTIGLRDRNKTSGDLFYTKFSAD, encoded by the coding sequence ATGAAATATATAGGGTTCTTTTTTTCATTGTTGTTTTCATTATTATTGGCTGTAGGTTTGTCTATAAACTTGGGCAATTTACCTCCTTTGGCAAAGATTTTTGATCCCTTCAAGGGGTTTTGGCAAAATGCGTATAGTGAAGATTATGATCCTGAAACTGAAGTAAACATAGCCGGACTTCAAGCAGAAGTAGAGGTGACCTACGATGAAAATCTAATCCCACATATTTTTGCGGAAAATGAAAAAGACCTTTATTTGGTTCAAGGTTTTACCACTGCAAGGCATAGGTTATGGCAAATGGAGTTTCAGGTTTTGGCTGCCGAAGGGAGGCTTTCTGAAATTGTTGGAGAAGTAGCTTTAAACAGGGATAGGGAAATGCGGAGAAAGGGCTTAGGCTTTGGAGCAAAAAATAAACTGAAGTACCTCAAAAATAATGACCCTGAAACACTACAGTTGATGGAGGCATATGCTGAGGGTGTGAATGCATACATTGCCCAACTCTCACAGGCAGAATTACCTTTGGAATATAAACTTTTAGATTATTACCCTGAACCTTGGAGTCCGTACAAAACACTTCTATTTCTGATGAATATGGCGGAAACACTTTCAGGTGACAGCGATTTGGCCAATACGAATTTTCGAAATTTGTTTGGTTCCGACTGGCAGAATAGACTTTTTCCTGATTATCCCCAAGATGTGTTGCCTGTGGTAGCAAAAGATGATTGGGATTTTATACCTATTGAAGTAGAAGAGCCTGATAGTACCTATATTGATTCTATCAAAATTTCCCAATTGTTACCGGAAAAAGAACCAGGATTGGGATCAAACAATTGGGTGGTTTCTGGGGAGAAAACTGCTTCTGGTTTTCCAATTTTAGCCAATGACCCTCATTTGGCCCTTAACCTGCCTTCCTTATGGTTTGCAGCTCAGCTAAGCACTCCTGAATATACTGTCAAAGGAGCCACCTTGCCCGGAACCTTGGGCGTAATCATCGGCTTTAATGAAAATTTGGCTTGGGGAATGACCAATGCGGACAGAGATGTGAAAGATTGGTACAAAATTACCTTTAAGGATTCCTCCCGAGAAGAGTATTTATACAATGGCCAATGGATACAAAGTAGGCGTCAACTGGAAATATTCTCCGTGAAAGGACAAAATGATTTCGTCGATACGGTAATTTACACCCATTATGGTCCAATAGTTTATGACAGGAATTTCAAAATGAAAGGAAAACCGGTGAACTTTGCTTTGAAGTGGACAGCACATGGGGATTCCAATGAGCAAAAAACATTTATTCACTTAAACAAAGCCAAAGGTTATCCGGATTTTGAGGAAGCGCTCAGTCATTATGCGGCTCCTGCCCAAAATTTTGTGTTTGCCTCTCGAAATGGAGATATTGGCATTAAGGTTCAGGGGAAATTTCCCTTAAAATGGAGGGGGCAAGGCAAATACTTGATGGATGGCAGCAAGCCCATATACGAATGGCAAGGGTATATTCCCGGAGAGCATAATGCCGAAGAAATAAATCCTGAAAAACATTTTGTTACTTCTGCCAATCAACACCCGGTCTCTGATAATTATCCCTATTTTGTTTACAACAATAATTTTGAATATTTTAGAAATAGAAGGATTTCGGACCAATTATTGCAGCAAACGTCTATTACAATTGACGACATGAAGGCATTGCAATTGGATAATTATAACTTACATGCTTCAGAAATATTGCCGCTGATGCTGGATAGTCTGAATGGGGAGAATAAAGTGCTCGGAGAAAAGTGGTTGGCTCGTTTAAAAGCTTGGGACTATGATGCCGCTGCAGATGAAATGGCACCTGCTTTGTTTCAATCTTGGTGGGACCAAATAGAGCGGGGTTTGTTTGCAACTTGGGAGGCAAAGGGTTTGCCCATTTCCTATCCCAATAAATTCAACCTCGCGAATAGTATGAAAAATGAGCCCAATGCTGACTGGTTTGACGATCCCCAAACCAACAAGTTAGAAGGTGCTACTTTTTGGATTAATAAAGGGTTTTCAGGAATGGTTGGAGAAATGGAAGCGCTTACTGCAGAGACAGATTCGATCAGCTGGTTCTCCTATAAAAACACACATATAAGTCATCTGATCCCAAACTTAACTCCATTTGGAAGGTTTAATATTCCAATAGGAGGCGGAAAAGGAATTGTCAATGCTTCTGCTGCAGACTGGGGGCCGGGTTGGAGAATGATTGTAGAGATGGGGTCGGAAATAAAAGCTGTGGGTGTTTATCCCGGAGGACAATCAGGAAACCCGGGAAGCAAGTACTATGATAATCTGGTGGATGCTTGGGCTTCCGGTGAATATTTAACAATAGGCTTGCGGGACAGAAACAAAACTTCAGGAGATTTGTTTTATACAAAATTTAGCGCAGATTGA
- a CDS encoding NUDIX hydrolase: protein MFKYSSQTRVLVAVDCIIFGFDGTDYNLLMVNRGFSPEKEKWSLMGGFLKANESLDESANRILYELTGLENVFMEQMHTFSKPNRDPIERVVGVVYMALIDIKKYQHQPHDDFQARWFRMDQIPKLIFDHQEMVEMAFNRLRSKAAFHPILFELLPEKFTLPKLQTLYEKLFATKIDKRNFTRKLLSSKIIQKIEEKDKTASKKGAFYYTLNPSTYKENFQRTLNLIPKSEIPSLIE, encoded by the coding sequence ATGTTTAAATATTCGAGTCAAACCAGGGTTTTAGTGGCTGTGGATTGTATAATCTTCGGGTTTGATGGTACAGATTACAATTTATTAATGGTTAATAGGGGTTTTTCTCCCGAAAAAGAAAAATGGAGCCTCATGGGAGGTTTTCTGAAAGCGAATGAATCACTGGATGAGTCAGCCAATCGAATACTCTATGAACTCACAGGCTTAGAAAATGTATTCATGGAGCAAATGCATACGTTTAGCAAACCCAATAGGGATCCCATAGAAAGAGTTGTAGGGGTAGTATATATGGCTCTAATTGATATTAAAAAATACCAGCACCAGCCCCACGATGATTTTCAAGCCCGTTGGTTTCGTATGGATCAAATTCCAAAATTAATTTTTGACCACCAAGAGATGGTTGAAATGGCTTTTAATAGGCTAAGAAGCAAAGCTGCTTTTCATCCGATATTATTTGAATTATTGCCTGAGAAGTTTACATTACCCAAACTTCAGACTTTGTATGAAAAGTTGTTTGCCACCAAAATTGACAAACGAAATTTCACAAGGAAACTGCTCTCTAGTAAAATCATCCAAAAAATTGAAGAAAAAGACAAAACAGCTTCAAAAAAGGGAGCCTTCTACTATACTTTGAACCCTTCCACGTATAAGGAGAATTTTCAAAGGACGCTTAACCTTATTCCTAAAAGTGAAATACCTTCACTAATTGAGTAA
- a CDS encoding bifunctional alpha,alpha-trehalose-phosphate synthase (UDP-forming)/trehalose-phosphatase, translated as MSKTIIVSNRLPISLQHKNGKFEFKPSAGGLATGLGSIYKEGENIWIGWPGNDVEDEGQRKEVVDELKKLKMAPVFLTKKDVELYYEGFSNETIWPAFHYFTQHINYEDEYWDAYWNVNKKFCDAILAKASDSDTIWVHDYQLLLLPMMLREKLPNATIAFFQHIPFPSYEIMRMLPWRKQMLEGMVGADLIGFHTYDDMRHFLSAVGRILGLSNESGFIQADNRLVNVDAFPMGIDYEKFEKAALSPKTKNHVKKFKQTLGDQKLLITIDRLDYSKGIPNRIKVFEKLLDENPKYRGKVSMIMVVVPSRDQVQSYQTLKEEIDTLVGHINSKFSTLNWVPIHYFYRSFPFNELSAFYSMSDIALVTPLRDGMNLVCKEFVASKTDKKGVLILSEMAGASKELVDAILVNPNDQEGVTSAIVEALSMDEEEQELRITSMQASLKKYDIFQWVKVFMDRLQFVKEKQADLESKALDKKIMAQMKKAFNAAKKPLLFLDYDGTLVGFKGKPQDAFPDEELKVLVAKLAQKCQTVIISGRDKETLGAWFEGQKVDMIAEHGVWLKRKDQKEDWILYAEVDDSWKEDIRKVMEYYVLRTPGALIEEKHHSLVWHFRKVESGLGDLRMRELFSHLKYMARGHNLQVLEGNKVLEIKRPDINKGRAATAMMKGEDYDFIMALGDDWTDEDTFKAMPKNAYTIRVGYTYTQANYNIKNPQAVRELLKSLLE; from the coding sequence ATGTCAAAAACAATTATCGTTTCAAATAGACTACCAATTAGTTTACAACATAAAAACGGGAAATTTGAATTTAAGCCAAGTGCGGGTGGTTTGGCCACCGGTCTGGGTTCTATCTATAAAGAAGGAGAGAACATATGGATAGGTTGGCCCGGTAATGATGTGGAAGATGAAGGTCAAAGAAAGGAAGTGGTTGACGAGCTTAAAAAATTAAAAATGGCTCCTGTCTTTCTTACTAAAAAGGATGTGGAGTTATATTATGAGGGGTTTAGCAATGAAACCATATGGCCTGCCTTTCATTATTTTACCCAGCATATCAATTATGAGGATGAATATTGGGATGCCTATTGGAATGTAAACAAAAAATTCTGTGATGCAATTTTAGCCAAAGCAAGTGATAGTGATACCATTTGGGTACATGATTATCAACTCTTGTTACTTCCAATGATGCTGAGAGAAAAATTGCCCAATGCAACAATTGCCTTTTTTCAGCACATTCCTTTTCCTTCTTATGAAATCATGCGGATGCTTCCTTGGAGGAAACAAATGCTTGAAGGAATGGTTGGCGCAGATTTGATTGGTTTTCATACCTATGATGACATGCGACACTTTTTAAGTGCGGTGGGAAGAATTTTGGGGCTATCCAATGAAAGTGGATTTATCCAAGCTGACAATAGACTGGTGAATGTTGATGCCTTTCCGATGGGGATCGACTATGAGAAATTTGAAAAAGCAGCCTTAAGTCCTAAGACAAAAAACCATGTCAAGAAGTTTAAGCAAACTTTAGGGGACCAAAAGCTGCTGATAACCATAGATAGGCTGGATTATTCCAAAGGAATTCCTAATCGAATCAAAGTTTTCGAAAAACTATTGGATGAAAATCCTAAATACAGAGGAAAGGTATCCATGATAATGGTGGTGGTCCCCTCTAGAGATCAAGTGCAGTCTTACCAAACTTTGAAAGAAGAGATTGACACGCTGGTTGGTCATATTAACAGTAAATTTTCAACCCTAAACTGGGTGCCGATCCATTATTTTTACCGCAGTTTCCCTTTCAATGAGTTAAGTGCTTTTTACAGCATGTCAGATATTGCTTTGGTAACTCCACTTAGGGATGGAATGAATCTGGTATGTAAAGAATTTGTAGCCAGCAAAACAGATAAAAAAGGAGTATTAATACTTTCTGAAATGGCTGGGGCCAGTAAAGAACTTGTGGATGCTATTTTGGTCAATCCTAATGATCAGGAAGGGGTGACCAGTGCCATTGTGGAAGCCCTGTCTATGGATGAAGAAGAGCAGGAGTTGAGAATTACATCCATGCAGGCAAGTTTAAAAAAATACGATATTTTTCAGTGGGTCAAAGTGTTTATGGACAGGTTACAGTTTGTGAAAGAAAAACAAGCTGATCTGGAATCCAAAGCCTTGGATAAGAAAATTATGGCTCAAATGAAGAAGGCATTTAATGCTGCCAAGAAACCTTTACTATTTTTGGATTATGATGGTACTTTGGTAGGGTTTAAAGGAAAACCACAAGATGCTTTTCCTGATGAGGAGTTGAAGGTACTGGTCGCCAAACTAGCACAAAAATGCCAAACAGTGATAATCAGTGGTAGGGATAAGGAAACCCTTGGAGCTTGGTTTGAAGGGCAGAAAGTAGACATGATTGCAGAACATGGGGTGTGGTTAAAAAGAAAGGACCAGAAAGAAGATTGGATATTGTATGCAGAGGTAGATGACAGTTGGAAAGAAGACATCAGAAAAGTAATGGAGTATTATGTGTTACGGACTCCGGGAGCTTTGATTGAAGAAAAGCACCATTCTCTTGTATGGCATTTTAGAAAAGTGGAGAGCGGTCTGGGTGATCTTCGAATGAGAGAACTGTTTAGCCACCTGAAATACATGGCCAGAGGTCATAACTTGCAGGTTTTGGAAGGAAATAAAGTACTGGAAATCAAAAGGCCGGATATTAATAAAGGTCGAGCTGCCACAGCCATGATGAAAGGGGAGGATTACGACTTTATTATGGCTCTTGGAGATGATTGGACAGATGAAGATACTTTTAAAGCCATGCCTAAAAACGCTTACACCATTAGGGTAGGCTATACCTATACACAGGCCAATTACAATATCAAAAACCCACAAGCAGTGCGGGAGTTGCTGAAAAGTTTGTTGGAATAG
- a CDS encoding SusC/RagA family TonB-linked outer membrane protein, whose protein sequence is MKKSLHFYRAMQPMSWLPAILFCLFSVGLKAQTEGLDKNLENIQKVPTELASAKIINADADITVSGTVTDENGMPIPGATVSVPGTNIGTATDLDGKFSLTVDENAEIVFSFIGFESQTVNVGNRSTINITLKEDTQSLDEVVVVGYGTQEKVNLTGAVGVATSERLQNRPIANVGEGLQGVIPNLNIAPQNGDPSQSPSFNIRGYQSINGGSPLILVDNVPMDLNRINPNDIESVSVLKDASAAAVYGARAAFGVVLVTTKSGKAGKVRVSLNSQFSLGKPIFNMDPITDPYRFVQARNLANERTNGRPAYDQDMIDGTKRWSENPTEENAWGVVDGNLRFYGFNNYQDQIMTEFAPSQQHDLSISGGSENSKYFVSIGHLNKDGYLNSDRNENFKRYNVLMKGEFKVTDWLTLDEKIVINSQQSDKPYFYNWDVNINSLARVNPIMPISFPDLPYYVTEGDRETYAPYIGMYFGGTNFFPYLEDGGRSTWTNNDIWLTQGVTLTPAKGLTIKSNFSYNFFHRSEQNVASKIEIVDTNLLADGLISNGFSGNDFIDERASYNQYYVFNAYADYKFDLPEVHSLTTMVGFNQEWGQNKLIRAQANTLLTPLITDLNATTGLQQTFGSSSHVSLRGAFYRVNYIFDERFLLEANGRYDGTSRFPSDSRFGFFPSFSAGYRISNEAWMAGTKNWMDELKIRASYGTLGNQLLGSNYYPYIPTLGTGQSGFMMSAGQRTPYVSAAGLVSPTLTWETVVSQNIGVDVTLFGGKIDASFDVYSRETKDMLMRQEYPSILGTNAPQSNAADLRTTGWELALTWKDQVNNDLNYDVTLALSDWTAEITKFINPEGVISQYYVGQKLGEIWGYETVGIFQSQEEVDNAPDQSRLGANWRAGDIQYADLNGDGIISPGNNTLSDPGDRKIIGNETPRLSFGLNNNFQWKNFTLNLFFQGIWKRDHWPTSGNWTWFFPFNAGHVEEYFITDSWSEDNRDAYFAAPHISTNDKKNILTQSRFLQNAGYIRLKNMNLGYNLPQNWMETIGFQNANIYFSGMNLWEYSPIRKPLDPETIYSGAIEYPMQRVYTLGARITF, encoded by the coding sequence ATGAAAAAAAGTTTACATTTTTACCGGGCTATGCAACCGATGTCATGGCTACCGGCAATCCTTTTTTGTTTGTTTTCCGTGGGGCTAAAAGCCCAAACGGAAGGTTTAGACAAAAATTTGGAAAACATTCAAAAGGTACCAACGGAATTAGCAAGTGCCAAGATTATTAATGCAGATGCTGATATTACCGTATCCGGTACCGTTACAGACGAAAACGGCATGCCAATACCGGGAGCCACAGTTTCAGTTCCCGGAACTAACATTGGTACTGCGACAGACTTGGACGGTAAATTTTCATTGACAGTTGACGAAAATGCAGAGATTGTATTTTCATTTATCGGATTCGAAAGTCAAACTGTAAATGTAGGCAACCGAAGTACCATCAATATTACTTTGAAAGAAGACACGCAATCTCTTGATGAGGTTGTCGTAGTAGGTTATGGTACCCAAGAAAAAGTTAACCTGACGGGAGCCGTAGGTGTGGCGACAAGTGAAAGATTACAGAACAGACCCATTGCCAACGTTGGTGAAGGTTTGCAAGGTGTCATTCCAAACTTGAATATTGCACCTCAAAATGGTGATCCTTCTCAAAGTCCTAGTTTTAATATCAGGGGATACCAATCCATTAATGGCGGTTCTCCACTTATATTAGTGGATAACGTACCTATGGATCTAAACAGAATTAACCCAAATGATATTGAAAGTGTTTCTGTGCTCAAAGATGCTTCTGCAGCTGCTGTATACGGAGCAAGGGCAGCTTTTGGTGTTGTTTTGGTAACCACCAAAAGTGGTAAAGCGGGTAAAGTTCGCGTTTCCCTAAATAGTCAATTTTCATTAGGTAAGCCAATCTTTAATATGGATCCTATTACTGATCCTTATCGCTTTGTGCAAGCAAGAAACCTGGCCAATGAAAGAACAAATGGTAGGCCTGCTTATGATCAGGACATGATTGATGGTACCAAAAGGTGGTCTGAAAACCCAACGGAAGAAAATGCTTGGGGTGTGGTTGATGGAAATTTGAGATTTTATGGTTTCAATAATTACCAAGATCAAATCATGACCGAATTTGCTCCATCTCAGCAACATGATTTGTCAATTTCCGGAGGATCAGAAAATTCAAAATATTTTGTATCGATCGGACACCTCAACAAAGACGGTTACCTTAATTCTGACCGAAACGAAAACTTCAAGCGTTACAATGTCTTGATGAAAGGTGAATTCAAAGTAACCGATTGGTTGACCTTGGATGAAAAAATAGTGATCAACTCCCAACAAAGTGATAAGCCTTACTTCTATAACTGGGATGTAAACATCAACTCACTTGCCAGGGTAAACCCGATCATGCCAATATCTTTTCCTGACCTTCCATATTATGTGACCGAAGGGGATAGAGAAACGTATGCGCCTTATATTGGAATGTATTTTGGCGGTACCAACTTCTTCCCATATTTGGAAGATGGTGGACGATCTACCTGGACCAACAATGATATTTGGTTGACACAAGGAGTAACCCTTACTCCGGCTAAAGGTTTGACAATAAAGTCTAATTTCTCCTATAATTTCTTCCATCGTTCTGAGCAAAATGTAGCCAGTAAGATTGAGATTGTAGATACCAACTTACTTGCTGATGGACTGATTAGCAATGGATTCAGTGGTAATGACTTTATTGACGAAAGAGCCAGCTATAATCAGTATTATGTATTCAATGCCTATGCGGATTATAAATTTGACCTTCCTGAAGTTCATAGCTTGACTACGATGGTTGGTTTCAACCAGGAATGGGGTCAAAATAAATTGATAAGAGCCCAAGCTAATACATTATTGACACCATTGATTACTGATTTGAATGCCACTACAGGTTTGCAACAAACTTTTGGTAGCAGTAGCCACGTATCTTTGAGAGGTGCATTCTACAGAGTAAATTACATCTTTGATGAGCGTTTCTTATTGGAAGCCAATGGACGATATGATGGAACTTCAAGATTCCCTTCTGACAGTAGATTCGGATTCTTCCCTTCTTTTTCTGCGGGGTATAGGATTTCTAACGAAGCCTGGATGGCAGGCACCAAAAACTGGATGGATGAGTTAAAAATCCGTGCGTCATATGGTACTTTAGGAAACCAATTATTAGGTAGTAACTATTACCCATATATTCCTACATTAGGTACAGGTCAGTCAGGCTTTATGATGAGTGCCGGACAGCGTACGCCTTATGTTTCTGCTGCAGGTCTTGTAAGTCCTACTTTGACTTGGGAAACTGTTGTTTCTCAGAATATTGGTGTAGACGTTACCTTGTTTGGAGGTAAGATCGACGCTTCATTTGATGTGTATTCAAGGGAAACCAAAGACATGTTGATGCGTCAGGAATACCCTTCCATTTTGGGAACCAATGCTCCTCAATCCAACGCTGCCGATTTGAGAACTACCGGTTGGGAATTGGCCCTTACCTGGAAAGATCAGGTTAACAATGACTTGAACTATGATGTTACGTTGGCATTGTCTGACTGGACGGCAGAGATCACCAAATTTATTAATCCTGAAGGAGTGATCAGTCAGTATTATGTAGGTCAGAAACTTGGAGAAATCTGGGGTTATGAAACTGTAGGTATTTTCCAATCACAAGAAGAGGTTGACAATGCTCCTGACCAGTCAAGATTGGGTGCCAACTGGAGAGCCGGTGACATTCAATATGCTGATTTGAACGGAGATGGTATAATTTCTCCGGGTAATAATACCTTGAGTGATCCGGGAGATAGAAAAATTATCGGTAATGAAACGCCGAGATTGAGTTTTGGTTTGAATAATAATTTCCAGTGGAAAAACTTCACCTTAAATTTATTCTTCCAAGGTATTTGGAAAAGGGATCACTGGCCTACTTCAGGAAACTGGACCTGGTTCTTCCCTTTCAATGCAGGACATGTGGAAGAGTATTTTATAACCGACTCATGGTCTGAAGATAACAGAGACGCTTATTTTGCAGCACCTCATATCTCAACCAATGACAAGAAGAACATTCTAACACAAAGCAGGTTCCTACAAAATGCAGGCTATATCCGTCTGAAAAACATGAACCTAGGATACAACCTTCCTCAAAACTGGATGGAAACCATAGGTTTTCAAAATGCCAACATCTATTTTTCAGGTATGAATCTTTGGGAATATTCTCCAATTCGTAAGCCTTTGGATCCTGAAACAATTTATTCAGGTGCTATCGAATACCCGATGCAGAGAGTTTATACATTAGGTGCAAGGATTACCTTTTAA